One region of Drosophila kikkawai strain 14028-0561.14 chromosome 2R, DkikHiC1v2, whole genome shotgun sequence genomic DNA includes:
- the LOC108077973 gene encoding RNA-binding protein asd-2 isoform X2 yields the protein MLDITRDKPVKVAVKVAVPVRDHPKFNFVGKLLGPKGNSMKRLQEDTMCKMAVLGRGSMRDRRKEEELRASGDSRYAHLFEDLHVEISTFAAPAEAHARIAYALAEVRRFLVPDYHDDIRQEQMWEMQALTSTPTLGTHSLDDSQSPTINASNQGAGATTSSCSGGSGRGLGGGLADMDTSNDDKSDVDASGMECLSTVDKLDCSPTCVSLGIAGITSISTTSSEHPHPHQHSHHAHLHPAHAHGHHQQPQQQQQQQAHHHNQQHHHGASHQAHFHQLLQHAHGGASAAAAAACGEHLSGQATPATAAALHTTAMAVALQHQLTAAGIGGLLKPATGVGATMAGLPTNQASASALQLSGDGGEAAASALTLLEPPGAALLHPALRNVKTINIGGGLGRKRPLLGVPRSGMNPTKRTVMSLLARAKNSQALHSVRQPMVTAASFAEPLQMLTSPFIIPHQGVEQPILALPKESLAQGV from the exons ATGCTGGACATCACACGCGACAAACCGGTGAAGGTGGCCGTCAAAGTGGCGGTGCCGGTGCGAGATCACCCCAAG TTCAATTTCGTGGGCAAGCTGCTCGGACCCAAGGGCAACTCGATGAAGCGGCTGCAGGAGGACACCATGTGCAAGATGGCTGTGCTGGGACGCGGCTCGATGCGGGACCGCcggaaggaggaggagctgcgcGCCAGCGGCGACAGTCGCTATGCCCATCTCTTCGAGGACCTGCACGTGGAGATCTCGACCTTTGCCGCTCCGGCGGAGGCCCATGCCCGGATCGCCTATGCACTGGCGGAAGTGCGACGCTTCCTTGTTCCG GATTACCATGACGACATTCGCCAGGAGCAAATGTGGGAGATGCAGGCGCTCACGTCCACGCCCACGTTGGGCACTCATTCCCTGGACGACTCCCAGAGTCCCACCATCAATGCCAGTAATCAGGGAGCGGgcgccaccacctcctcctgcagcggcggcagcgggcGTGGCCTGGGCGGAGGACTGGCCGACATGGACACGTCCAACGATGACAAATCGGACGTCGACGCCAGCGGCATGGAGTGCCTGTCCACTGTCGACAAGCTCGACTGCTCGCCCACTTGCGTTAGCCTGGGCATAGCCGGGAtcaccagcatcagcaccaccagctccgaGCACCCGCATCCGCACCAGCATTCGCACCACGCCCACCTGCACCCAGCCCATGCCCATGGACACCACCAGCAgccccaacagcagcagcagcagcaggcgcaccACCACaatcagcagcatcatcacgGCGCTAGCCACCAGGCGCACTTCcaccagctgctgcagcatgCCCACGGCGGAGCCagtgcagcggcggcggctgcctgCGGGGAGCATCTCTCCGGACAGGCGACTCcggcaacagcggcagcat TGCACACCACAGCCATGGCAGTGGCATTGCAGCATCAGCTGACAGCTGCTGGAATTGGAGGACTCCTAAAGCCGGCCACCGGAGTGGGCGCCACCATGGCCGGCCTGCCCACCAACCAGGCGAGTGCCAGTGCGTTGCAATTGTCCGGCGATGGGGGGGAGGCAGCCGCATCCGCTCTGACGCTTCTGGAGCCACCAGGAGCCGCCCTCCTGCATCCTGCGCTGCGAAATGTCAAGACCATCAACATAG GTGGCGGTTTGGGCAGGAAGCGCCCGCTGCTGGGGGTGCCCCGCTCCGGAATGAATCCCACCAAGCGGACGGTGATGAGCCTGCTGGCCAGGGCCAAGAACTCGCAGGCGCTGCACTCGGTCCGCCAGCCGATGGTCACCGCGGCCAGTTTCGCTGA ACCCTTGCAGATGCTGACCTCGCCGTTCATCATACCGCACCAGGGCGTGGAGCAGCCGATCCTGGCGCTGCCAAAGGAGAGCCTGGCCCAGGGCGTCTAA
- the LOC108077973 gene encoding RNA-binding protein asd-2 isoform X1, protein MEAKAGLSALEERSLKGSEKLKMLDITRDKPVKVAVKVAVPVRDHPKFNFVGKLLGPKGNSMKRLQEDTMCKMAVLGRGSMRDRRKEEELRASGDSRYAHLFEDLHVEISTFAAPAEAHARIAYALAEVRRFLVPDYHDDIRQEQMWEMQALTSTPTLGTHSLDDSQSPTINASNQGAGATTSSCSGGSGRGLGGGLADMDTSNDDKSDVDASGMECLSTVDKLDCSPTCVSLGIAGITSISTTSSEHPHPHQHSHHAHLHPAHAHGHHQQPQQQQQQQAHHHNQQHHHGASHQAHFHQLLQHAHGGASAAAAAACGEHLSGQATPATAAALHTTAMAVALQHQLTAAGIGGLLKPATGVGATMAGLPTNQASASALQLSGDGGEAAASALTLLEPPGAALLHPALRNVKTINIGGGLGRKRPLLGVPRSGMNPTKRTVMSLLARAKNSQALHSVRQPMVTAASFAEPLQMLTSPFIIPHQGVEQPILALPKESLAQGV, encoded by the exons AGAAACTCAAAATGCTGGACATCACACGCGACAAACCGGTGAAGGTGGCCGTCAAAGTGGCGGTGCCGGTGCGAGATCACCCCAAG TTCAATTTCGTGGGCAAGCTGCTCGGACCCAAGGGCAACTCGATGAAGCGGCTGCAGGAGGACACCATGTGCAAGATGGCTGTGCTGGGACGCGGCTCGATGCGGGACCGCcggaaggaggaggagctgcgcGCCAGCGGCGACAGTCGCTATGCCCATCTCTTCGAGGACCTGCACGTGGAGATCTCGACCTTTGCCGCTCCGGCGGAGGCCCATGCCCGGATCGCCTATGCACTGGCGGAAGTGCGACGCTTCCTTGTTCCG GATTACCATGACGACATTCGCCAGGAGCAAATGTGGGAGATGCAGGCGCTCACGTCCACGCCCACGTTGGGCACTCATTCCCTGGACGACTCCCAGAGTCCCACCATCAATGCCAGTAATCAGGGAGCGGgcgccaccacctcctcctgcagcggcggcagcgggcGTGGCCTGGGCGGAGGACTGGCCGACATGGACACGTCCAACGATGACAAATCGGACGTCGACGCCAGCGGCATGGAGTGCCTGTCCACTGTCGACAAGCTCGACTGCTCGCCCACTTGCGTTAGCCTGGGCATAGCCGGGAtcaccagcatcagcaccaccagctccgaGCACCCGCATCCGCACCAGCATTCGCACCACGCCCACCTGCACCCAGCCCATGCCCATGGACACCACCAGCAgccccaacagcagcagcagcagcaggcgcaccACCACaatcagcagcatcatcacgGCGCTAGCCACCAGGCGCACTTCcaccagctgctgcagcatgCCCACGGCGGAGCCagtgcagcggcggcggctgcctgCGGGGAGCATCTCTCCGGACAGGCGACTCcggcaacagcggcagcat TGCACACCACAGCCATGGCAGTGGCATTGCAGCATCAGCTGACAGCTGCTGGAATTGGAGGACTCCTAAAGCCGGCCACCGGAGTGGGCGCCACCATGGCCGGCCTGCCCACCAACCAGGCGAGTGCCAGTGCGTTGCAATTGTCCGGCGATGGGGGGGAGGCAGCCGCATCCGCTCTGACGCTTCTGGAGCCACCAGGAGCCGCCCTCCTGCATCCTGCGCTGCGAAATGTCAAGACCATCAACATAG GTGGCGGTTTGGGCAGGAAGCGCCCGCTGCTGGGGGTGCCCCGCTCCGGAATGAATCCCACCAAGCGGACGGTGATGAGCCTGCTGGCCAGGGCCAAGAACTCGCAGGCGCTGCACTCGGTCCGCCAGCCGATGGTCACCGCGGCCAGTTTCGCTGA ACCCTTGCAGATGCTGACCTCGCCGTTCATCATACCGCACCAGGGCGTGGAGCAGCCGATCCTGGCGCTGCCAAAGGAGAGCCTGGCCCAGGGCGTCTAA